The Phycodurus eques isolate BA_2022a chromosome 8, UOR_Pequ_1.1, whole genome shotgun sequence nucleotide sequence GACACGTGTCAGATATTCCTGAGTGGAACTTCGACGGCTCGAGCACGTACCAGTCTGAAGGCTCCAACGGTGACATGTTCCTTATCCCTGCCGCCATGTTCCGGGACCCCTTCAGGAAGGACCCCAACAAGCTGGTCCTGTGCGAGGTGCTCAAGTACACCAAACAACCCGCAGGTACGTTCACAGACAAGGTGCTAGTCCCCAGAGAAGGTTTTAGTACCCAGCGAAGATTCTAAATGGTCAATGTTCAATGGACTGCACTCATATAGCGCTTTACGCcgtcacagtgcccaaagcgctttacagatGCTAACACAttcaaccattcacgcacacattcgtaccccaatgggcggctgctgccatgcaaggcccAATGGGAGCAAATCAGCGCCCCGAAGACATTTCATTAGCAAGCGGCGACTGACTGACCccctctaccaactgagccacagccgccccatTCTATCTCTGAGAGATTTTAGTCCTGTGAAAAGTGCTAGTCCTGACAGACGATTAGTGCCCAGAGAAAGATTCTAGTTTCGAGAGAATGTACTAGTAAGAGAAGGTTTTACCCTGAGCGACAGTACTAGTCCTGAGAAAAGTGCTTGTCCCAAGACACAGAAAAGGTTCTGGTCTCGAGAGATGGTCCTACTTCCAAGAGAAAGTTATAGTTCAGCACTTTGCTGGTCCTGAGACAAAAGGTTCTAGTCCAGAGAGAGAATGTTCTAGTCTCAAAGAAGGTTCTAGTCCTGAAGACAGTTTTCGTCCAGAGAGAAGTGCTAATCTAAATAGGGATGGTTCTGCTCCCGAGAGGTTTGTGAAGGTTCTAGTCCTTATTTATCTTTgcttcttttgttgtcttcttctCTTCTGATCTCATCTTGTCATCCTGCCTCTCCTGGCCCCCTCCCCCGCACCCCCTCAGAGACCAACCTTCGAGACAGGTGTCGTCGCATCATGAGTTTGGTGGAGAACGAGCATCCCTGGTTTGGGATGGAGCAGGAGTACACGCTGCTGGGCACCGACAGACACCCTTTTGGATGGCCCTGCAACGGCTTCCCGGGACCCCAAGGTGAGGCGCCCGCTGGCCCCTCGCTGCCCGCTGGGGCCGCCAGCCTTCTGCTCACCTTTCGCTCGTTCGCTGCTAACAATTAGTTGTTGCTTCGCCCCCTCAGGTCCCTACTACTGCGGCGTGGGCGCCGACAAGGTATACGGACGAGACGTGGTGGAGGCTCACTACCGAGCCTGCTTGTACGCCGGTGTGCAGATCTGTGGCACCAATGCCGAGGTCATGCCAGCGCAGGTActgtacacgtgtgtgtgtggggggcggGGCTGTTCTGTTTGATGTAGGTGCCTGATGGGTGGGCCTCCACCCATTGGGCCCGGCTGGCAACAGCCCGAAGAGACAACATGGGTCCCCTTCCTGTAGGCTCGCCATCTGTGGAGGGGCCAAAAGGGGttggtgcattgtgagctggacGACAGACTATTGCCCCCAGGCCCAGTGACTAtttgttggggttcaccccggtggacgagtgCATAGCATCCCTCTGCCTTCGGTTGGGGAATGGGTCCTGACATTTGTTTGTGCCTGCGCATCAAACAGAAGCTCAGTGTACCCACCCTttatgacaatagacagccattttgacaataaatactttgagacataaaaaacccactacggagagtcacttagcctctagcagtttcatggcaagagggaagaagctgttggaatgtctgctagttctagtttgcattgttcgatagcgcctacctgagagaaggagctggaaggggtggtgaccaggatgtggagggtcttaGATGATTTTTGTCCACGATCATccctacagtcttgagcgtgttcagctccaggttgtgtcggccgcaccacagctccagacgctccgcttcctgtcgatacgcagactcgtcaccgtctttgatgaggccgatgactgtggtgtcgtctgcaaacttcaggagtttgacagctcgGTACCTTGAGGTGCGGTCGTTCttgtagcgagagaagagcagcggagaggacccatccttggggcaccccggtgctgatggtgcctGTAGATGAGGTgttgtcccccagcctcacctgctgtgtcctgcccgtcaggaagctgtaagggaagatggcaggcaagacgctgagctggagaaccttggaggagaggagttcggggatgatggtgttgaacgcagaactGAAGTCCAAAAACAgcatcctcgcataggtccccgcaccgtcgaggtgttctcggatgaattgcagtcccatgttgactgcatcatccacagacctgtttgttcactaggcaaactgcaggggggcCAGCAGGGGACccgtgacgctcttgaggtggtccagtacGATGTgttcaaatgacttcatgaccatTCACATTTTAACAATTTCTTATGCTGTTAAACCATTGAATAGTTAATTACAACTAAAAACGTTTCCAGTGATCACAGCTGTGTTGTTATTTCCAGTGGGAGTTCCAGGTGGGGCCATGCGAGGGCATCGCCATGGGCGACCATTTGTGGGTGGCTCGTTTCATCCTGCACCGAGTGTGTGAAGACTTTGGCTTGGTTGCGTCTTTTGACCCGAAGCCCATCTCGGGAAACTGGAACGGAGCAGGATGCCACACCAATTTTAGCACCCAGGACATGAGGCAGGAGGGAGGACTCAAGTGAgtaacacacaatcacacacccTTGATACTACAATCTTACCTTGGGACTACTACCTTCTCTGGGGACTAGGACCTCATATCTCAGAACTTTAGCCAACTCTCAGGAAGAAAACCTTATCTAACTAGGGACGAGATTATTCTCTTGTGAAGAGAACCTTCTCTCTGAACTCAAATCTTCTCTCTAGAGTAGAACCTCCTCTTTTCAGAATCGTACCTTCTGTTAAACCAAGAATCTTCCCTTGGGACTACAACCCTCTCTCAGGACAAGAACCGTCACTTGGGACGGGGATCTTCCCACTGTACTACAGCCTTCTCTCTAGGGACTCCCTGGGGATGAGAATGTCGAGAGGAGACCTTTCTCTTTTAGGACTAGGGTATTCCTTCTTGGGACTAGAAGCTTCACTTGGAACCAGTATACTTACTCTTGGGATGATAATCTTCTCTCTGGACTATGAATCTTACTTGGGCTGAGGACCTTCTCTCTGGACCACAGCCTCCTACCTAGGGACTAGCACTTCACTTGACCCTTCTCGACTAGCTTCTTCCCTGGGGATAACAACATGCTCCAGACTACAAACCTTCTCTCTTGGGAGTAGCACTTCTTTCCGGACTAGACACTTCTCTCTTGGATTCGAAACCTCTCTCAGGCCAAAGACTGTCTCTCAGGCCTAGAAACTTCTCTCTAGACTAGAACCTGCTCTTTCTCTCTTGGGACTAGCACATCTCTTGGGACAAGAACGTGCTCTCGATTATAACCTTCCCTGGGGATAAGAACGTACTTGGGACTAGAACCTTCTGTCTTGAGACGATTAACTTCTCTCAGGACTAGAACTGTCTCTCTGGAGTATAACCTCTCTTGGGACTAGAACCTTCTCTCGAGACAAGAACCTTCTCTGCTGACTTGGTTACCTTTTCTCAAGAATAGTATCTTCTCTTGGGGGTGAAACCTCACCTTGGGACTGAACCGTTCTCTGAGGGCTAGAACCTTTTCTCTTTAGTTCAGAACTTGATTTTAAATGACAGaccttgtttttgatttttgcgGTCAGGGTGATAGAGGCGGCCATCGAGCGTTTGGCCAAGCGTCATCACTACCACATCCGCGCCTACGACCCCAAAGGCGGACTGGACAATGCCCGGCGTTTGACTGGTCATCACGAGACCTCCAACATTGACCAGTTCTCTGCCGGTGTGGCCAACCGCAGTGCCAGCATCCGAATCCCGCGAGTGGTTGGCGAGGACAAACAGGGCTACTTCGAGGACCGCCGCCCTTCCGCCAACTGTGATCCGTACATCGTCACAGAAGCCCTGATACGAACCTGCCTGTTGAAGGAGGAAGGGGAGGAGCCTGCAGATTACAGCCAATGACGTGACGCTCTTGCCAGACATGTGACCCATGTGATTTGatattttttacctttttacttttttacctTTTTACTTCCATCCTCTTTGacatttttactggcttctgctCTCTAATAAACTTGACATCTCCACTTGGATGCCTGTGTTGATTGACAGGTCTCACATGATTGGTTACCTAGACTAGCAATGTATAGCACAGTAAAGAGTAGAACCTTCTCTCTTGGAACTTGACCCTTCTGTGGGGAATAGAATCTTCTCTCAGGACAAGTATCCTCTCTTCTTTTGGGACTAGAATTTTGTCTTGGGACTTGAACCTTCTCTGTGGATTAGTACTTTGTAGGGCTAGTAGGGCAATTTACTTTGAAGACTAGACTCTTCCCTCAGGACAATAACCTTCCTTTGGGACAAGAACCTCTCTGGCCTACAACCTTCTCTTGATGTTAGTACCTTCTGTGAGGACTAGAACCTTCTTTTGGGATGAGGCCATGGTGCAAACCTACCTTTTGACGGATGGGGAAGGAACTCCGCATATTACAGCCAATGACGTGACGCCCTAGCTGATCATGTGACCCACCGGCACATTACGACGTTATGAGGTACATTTTTCAACATGAAGGCGTGGAGGAGGGTCTGCCGCAGCTCGTCTGGGTGTCAagcttctaaagaactgcaatgACGGACAGATCCCCGGAGATGGCGGCGGTGCAGCCCTTGGCTTCTGAGATCAGCTCAGATTTTTAGTAGAAGATAAAAATATGGGGTGACTTAAGGCTTTTTCTGTTAATGCCAACACATTGGGAGTCGTTTGCTCGGCAGCCAAATCACCCCCCGTCCCCCATTCGAGAAGAAGGCCCCTGGACTGCACTCTGGTATGTATAATCTGTATGGTATAAAGCGGGTATGTGTTGCAGTAGGTAGTAGGCTGCGAGTATCCCGCGTGCAGTTttcctttatactcgagcgcaacccacgggCGCAGTTTCGTAAATGTACTGGAGTTCACCTCCacgtcgggggtgtcgctacggctggctTTGGctttggctaggacgccacggggtggagtttcctctgcatttctgGGCCATTTCCGGTCGCCTTTTTTCCtgtcctttccgtaacaaggaacaaatcaacaacaatggtgaccgtggaACTGTGTGCTCGAACAAATTGACCTggatacgtttaattatactACAAAATccatcgagaaggcggcggcgtagatggtatgtagaaccaaggggcacgctgagtaggtcatcacagcatgtgactaaaacggaccaatcacgagagatgatctccacggcgttggacgcgcagcaacaatttttgccgtgtgcgcgtcaagtgacgcagaggggcccACGGGACAacgcgtcggtcacgtgatgcaatgcgggcgtcacgtcacaaaagcaaaaaatactaGCCTCAGAGTCACTGTTCTGCTCGGATgggtgatgatgataataaatggatggataataatccGATTTATTTCAAGCGGTTTTCAAGAAACCGATAATACATAGATTAGCAAATAGCATAATACAGCCGGGTGATTCAATGTACTCGAGAAGCTTTTGGGTAAAACACCGTTGTGCTAATGTAGCTGGTGGCTTACCGCAGTTGTATACGTAAGCATGCTAATGTCAGCGTCAGCTCCATGTGAGCGTCTAACCAGCGACATGTGGACTGGCGTAGTTTGCGTCCAAACGTGCTAACAAGTGAAGGCAATCGGCGTCTTTGTGTGAGGCTGAGGGGGAGCCGGGGGCCCGTTAGCCTGCTAAGTGGAGCGCACATGCTACGCAGATGACTGCTGATGTCAGCTGAGCAGTATCGCATGTATTAGTATGCTAATAGCGGTAGAGAGCGATACAACACCATATAAATGTAGCAACTAACCCTAAGAACAATCAGAAACCTAAGCATGTTGATGGAGCTGGTGTCTGCCAAGCCCTGGTACACACTCAAAAATgtagaaaagtattttttttcccttattttatttgatctaattttcttcttgtgtttatattttcacAAGTCTTGGGACATAGTGAGCTAATCTTGGACCTTGGGTATCACATTTTGTGCCATATCATATGTAGATGTTTGTTGGTATGACCAAATCCTGGGCTCTCGAACATACAGGTACTGTACATCGCAATAAACGGGAATATATTTCTtctcatttattgagatgacatacccaaaccaattgtgcaacagaagcctgcaAATGACtcgatgtgatttattgttcacAAATTTGTAGTGAAACTGTGTGAGGGTTCAGG carries:
- the LOC133405913 gene encoding glutamine synthetase-like, with the translated sequence MSIAGSAKLNKIVKQRYLDLPQGDKVQATYIWIDGSGESLRCKTRTLDSEPKSVQDIPEWNFDGSSTYQSEGSNGDMFLIPAAMFRDPFRKDPNKLVLCEVLKYTKQPAETNLRDRCRRIMSLVENEHPWFGMEQEYTLLGTDRHPFGWPCNGFPGPQGPYYCGVGADKVYGRDVVEAHYRACLYAGVQICGTNAEVMPAQWEFQVGPCEGIAMGDHLWVARFILHRVCEDFGLVASFDPKPISGNWNGAGCHTNFSTQDMRQEGGLKVIEAAIERLAKRHHYHIRAYDPKGGLDNARRLTGHHETSNIDQFSAGVANRSASIRIPRVVGEDKQGYFEDRRPSANCDPYIVTEALIRTCLLKEEGEEPADYSQ